A region of Paenibacillus thiaminolyticus DNA encodes the following proteins:
- a CDS encoding beta-ketoacyl-ACP synthase III, translated as MRSRQVKLLASGKYLPKRKLTSADMDRLLGVPDGWVQKKSDVLVRHFIEDETASYMGAQAAREAMRQAGLRPADIDCIVCASGTQEQPIPCNAALLQKELGPEWAGIPAFDMNSTCLSFLVALDVISYMIEASRYRRVLIVSSEIASAGLNWQDKQSAALFGDGAAAVIAAKAEETESSRIAHAAISTYADGAELSEIRGGGSRLHAAAYNEGNREDFLFRMDGQAIYRMASKLLPEFTKELLGTAGARMADFRLVIPHQGSAMAMRLLRRKLGIAEEQLLYITPNHGNTIAASIPMGLHEAVTQGRIRRGDRILLLGTSAGLTLGGMIIDY; from the coding sequence GTGCGCAGCCGACAAGTGAAACTGCTAGCTAGCGGCAAATATTTGCCCAAACGAAAACTGACATCCGCCGATATGGATCGGCTTCTTGGCGTGCCGGACGGCTGGGTGCAGAAAAAATCCGACGTACTGGTTCGTCATTTCATTGAGGATGAAACGGCTTCTTATATGGGGGCGCAGGCTGCCCGGGAAGCGATGCGCCAGGCCGGGCTTCGTCCAGCCGACATTGATTGCATTGTATGCGCGAGCGGCACGCAGGAACAGCCGATTCCGTGCAATGCGGCCCTGCTGCAAAAAGAGCTGGGACCGGAATGGGCCGGCATCCCGGCTTTTGATATGAATTCGACTTGTCTGAGCTTCCTGGTCGCTCTTGATGTCATATCTTATATGATCGAAGCTTCCCGCTACCGCCGGGTGCTGATCGTCTCGTCGGAAATCGCTTCCGCCGGTCTGAATTGGCAGGACAAACAGAGCGCCGCCCTGTTCGGTGACGGGGCTGCCGCGGTGATTGCCGCCAAGGCGGAGGAGACGGAATCGTCGCGAATCGCGCATGCGGCGATCTCGACTTATGCGGACGGCGCCGAGCTGTCGGAAATTCGCGGCGGCGGCTCAAGGCTGCATGCGGCGGCCTACAATGAGGGAAATCGGGAAGATTTTTTGTTCCGGATGGACGGCCAGGCCATTTATCGGATGGCTTCGAAGCTGCTGCCGGAGTTCACGAAGGAGCTTCTGGGGACCGCCGGAGCGCGCATGGCTGACTTCCGGCTTGTCATCCCGCATCAAGGCAGCGCGATGGCGATGAGGCTGTTGCGCAGGAAGCTCGGAATCGCCGAGGAGCAGCTTCTGTACATTACGCCGAATCACGGCAATACGATCGCGGCTTCGATTCCGATGGGCCTGCATGAAGCGGTGACGCAAGGACGCATTCGGCGCGGGGACCGCATCCTGCTGCTCGGGACGTCGGCGGGCCTGACGCTCGGAGGTATGATTATTGACTACTGA
- a CDS encoding NAD-dependent epimerase/dehydratase family protein codes for MKALVTGATGFLGMCLARRLEQIGWDVTAVGRDRGRGALLTSSGIRFLPLDLRDKDAVLRAGERQQAVFHCAGLSTVWGRYADFYADNVTATEHLLEAARRHGAQRFIFVSTPSVYFDYTDRIDVAEDSELPARFVNDYARTKYMAEERVREAMNSGLSAIILRPRALFGPGDRALFPRLMRANRERGIPLIDGGRALLDLTYVDNVAEALVCCARAPESACGQVYNISNGEPIRFVDAVNRLFAEMGERPRYRRVPYRTAFGVAAGMEAMYRLFKLSGEPPLTRYSVGVVSRSQTLDIRKARQQLGYDPQVSLQEGFARFAAWWKKENASR; via the coding sequence ATGAAGGCATTGGTAACAGGGGCAACAGGATTTCTCGGCATGTGCCTGGCCCGGCGGCTGGAGCAGATCGGCTGGGATGTCACCGCCGTCGGCCGCGACCGGGGGCGGGGCGCGCTGCTGACGTCCTCCGGCATCCGGTTCCTTCCGTTGGATCTGCGCGACAAGGATGCCGTACTGCGCGCAGGGGAACGGCAGCAGGCGGTGTTCCACTGTGCGGGGCTGTCCACCGTATGGGGGAGGTATGCCGACTTCTATGCGGACAACGTTACGGCCACCGAGCATCTGCTTGAAGCCGCGCGGCGTCACGGGGCGCAGCGGTTCATATTCGTCTCGACGCCGAGCGTCTACTTCGATTATACCGACCGCATTGACGTCGCTGAGGATAGCGAGCTGCCCGCCCGCTTCGTCAATGATTATGCCCGCACCAAATATATGGCGGAAGAGCGGGTGCGCGAGGCGATGAACAGCGGACTGTCCGCGATCATCCTGCGCCCGCGCGCGCTGTTCGGCCCCGGTGACCGGGCGCTGTTCCCGCGCTTGATGAGGGCCAACCGGGAGCGCGGCATTCCGCTCATTGACGGCGGCCGGGCGCTGTTGGACTTGACCTATGTGGACAATGTCGCGGAGGCGCTGGTCTGCTGCGCGAGAGCGCCGGAATCCGCCTGCGGTCAAGTGTACAACATCAGCAACGGCGAGCCGATCCGGTTCGTCGACGCGGTGAACCGCTTGTTCGCGGAGATGGGGGAGAGGCCGCGGTATCGCCGCGTGCCGTATCGGACGGCCTTCGGCGTGGCCGCGGGAATGGAGGCGATGTACCGGCTGTTCAAGCTGAGCGGGGAGCCTCCGCTCACGCGCTATTCAGTCGGCGTCGTCAGCCGCAGCCAGACGCTGGATATCCGCAAGGCGAGACAGCAGCTCGGATACGATCCGCAAGTCAGCTTGCAGGAAGGGTTCGCGCGCTTTGCGGCATGGTGGAAGAAGGAGAATGCGTCCCGTTAA
- a CDS encoding MBL fold metallo-hydrolase, producing the protein MSSINRTQVRLTWLMAGWCTHPEWVTIRNGSLRKAVFPAGLAVIEHPDRGLVLFDTGYASRFFAASAGWPYRLYRMITPVRFEDADGAAAQVKERFGAEAADVGTIIVSHFHADHIGGMKDFPNARYHCFRSAYEAVRGKRGWSALRAGFLPELMPDDFEARSIMIGNTGEGSGQIKLPDGLPFAYGSDLFGDGSVVAVDVSGHAHGQMGIFVTTERGTFFLCADAAWSSRAIRERRPPHPAAGFIMSSRSDYLDRFDRLCRLHDARPDIRIVPSHCREADRLVNQEGDS; encoded by the coding sequence ATGAGCAGCATCAATCGTACCCAAGTTCGGCTGACGTGGCTGATGGCCGGCTGGTGCACGCACCCGGAGTGGGTGACGATACGGAACGGCTCGCTGCGCAAGGCCGTGTTCCCGGCCGGGTTGGCTGTCATCGAACACCCTGACAGAGGACTTGTCCTCTTCGACACGGGTTACGCCTCCCGCTTCTTCGCCGCGTCAGCGGGATGGCCTTACCGCTTGTACCGGATGATCACGCCCGTCCGGTTCGAAGACGCCGACGGCGCCGCCGCGCAGGTGAAGGAACGGTTCGGGGCGGAAGCGGCCGATGTGGGGACGATTATCGTCTCCCACTTCCATGCGGATCATATCGGGGGAATGAAGGATTTCCCGAACGCCCGCTACCACTGCTTCCGTTCCGCCTACGAGGCGGTTCGGGGCAAGCGCGGGTGGTCTGCGCTGCGGGCCGGTTTTTTGCCGGAACTGATGCCGGATGATTTCGAGGCGCGTTCCATTATGATAGGGAATACTGGCGAAGGGTCGGGACAGATCAAGCTGCCGGATGGGCTTCCGTTCGCTTATGGCTCCGACCTGTTCGGGGATGGCAGCGTCGTGGCGGTGGATGTGTCCGGGCATGCGCATGGGCAGATGGGGATCTTCGTGACGACGGAGCGCGGGACATTCTTCCTGTGCGCGGACGCCGCCTGGTCCAGCCGGGCCATCCGGGAGCGCCGGCCGCCTCATCCGGCCGCCGGGTTCATTATGTCCAGCCGGTCCGATTACCTGGACCGCTTCGACCGCCTGTGCCGGCTCCATGACGCACGTCCGGATATTCGCATCGTGCCAAGCCATTGCCGGGAGGCAGACCGGCTGGTCAATCAGGAGGGGGATTCATGA
- a CDS encoding F390 synthetase-related protein: MRAAPLIEFASRYIHTLRIGKIRSRSALERWQERKIMRHIATVRAQSSFYRELWEEWADTEWRQFPIIEKAEMMAHFDRLNTVGVKKDEALEIALRAERTRDFRSAIGPVTIGLSSGTSGNRGLFLVSERERLAWAGAVVAKLLPGALLRGERIAFFLRADSKLYQSVRQGRLQFAFFDLLSSYDEHIERLNALRPTVVVGPPSLLRMLAASRRAEELSIRPRKIISVAEVLDPLDRPFIEAAFEQRLHQVYQCTEGFLASTCAYGTIHVNEDIVHIDKEYVDAAHGKFIPIVTDFSRLAQPIIRYRLNDVLTEKRDRCPCGSPFTAIESIDGRCDDLFYVPAAEASGKTIPLFPDFISRAIIGASDRIEEYEAVQLSPVRMRVALRIAPASRPQAEEAVRAMLDDLCRRTGCQPMEIEFASYAHTAGDRKLRRVRRCWT, encoded by the coding sequence ATGAGAGCGGCACCGCTCATCGAGTTTGCTTCACGTTATATTCATACGCTGCGAATCGGGAAGATTCGCTCCCGGTCTGCGCTGGAGCGGTGGCAAGAGCGGAAAATTATGCGCCATATCGCAACCGTGCGCGCTCAATCCTCTTTTTACCGCGAGCTGTGGGAAGAATGGGCAGACACCGAGTGGAGACAATTTCCGATAATTGAGAAAGCGGAGATGATGGCGCATTTTGATCGGCTGAACACGGTCGGCGTCAAAAAGGATGAAGCGCTGGAGATCGCGCTGCGGGCGGAGCGCACCCGGGATTTCCGCTCCGCGATTGGCCCGGTCACGATCGGGCTGTCGTCGGGAACGAGCGGGAACCGCGGCCTGTTCCTCGTCAGCGAGCGCGAGCGTCTCGCCTGGGCGGGAGCCGTCGTGGCGAAGCTGCTGCCGGGAGCGCTGCTGCGCGGCGAACGGATCGCCTTCTTCCTCCGGGCGGACAGCAAGCTGTATCAGAGCGTGCGGCAGGGCCGGCTGCAGTTCGCCTTTTTTGATCTGCTGTCTTCGTATGACGAGCATATCGAACGGTTGAATGCGCTGCGCCCGACCGTTGTCGTAGGGCCGCCATCCCTGCTGCGGATGCTGGCCGCGTCCCGGCGGGCGGAGGAGCTATCGATCCGGCCGCGCAAGATCATCTCGGTCGCGGAAGTGCTCGATCCGCTCGACCGCCCCTTCATCGAGGCTGCCTTCGAGCAGCGGCTCCACCAGGTGTACCAATGCACCGAAGGGTTTCTCGCGTCGACCTGCGCTTACGGCACGATTCATGTCAATGAGGATATCGTCCACATTGACAAAGAATACGTTGACGCGGCTCACGGCAAATTTATTCCGATCGTGACCGACTTCTCCCGTCTTGCGCAGCCCATTATCCGCTATCGGCTGAACGATGTGCTGACGGAGAAAAGGGACCGCTGTCCGTGTGGATCGCCGTTCACGGCGATCGAATCGATCGATGGCCGCTGCGACGATCTGTTCTATGTGCCGGCCGCCGAGGCTAGCGGGAAGACGATTCCGCTATTCCCGGACTTCATCTCCCGGGCGATTATCGGGGCATCGGATCGGATTGAGGAATATGAGGCGGTGCAGTTGTCGCCGGTGCGGATGCGTGTCGCTCTGCGTATCGCTCCCGCATCGCGTCCGCAGGCAGAGGAAGCTGTACGCGCCATGCTGGACGACCTGTGCCGGAGGACGGGCTGCCAGCCGATGGAGATTGAGTTCGCGTCGTATGCGCATACAGCAGGAGACCGGAAGCTCAGACGGGTGCGGAGGTGCTGGACATGA
- a CDS encoding GNAT family N-acetyltransferase, protein MSTDSVQLFDASTISALAWPDTADGRYAKSFLLPLMEANVSAYIRNANTRLMALSVDGMILPVTVGDGEYGDNTFVCSPYTHYVRYAKQELDRLPSRPLRACLSVLLNGIGAGLRAARFDSCVMVNNWLLSTNLYPARLAGSHMRDTVRSLKREFPRHAIMLRSLTSSLHAPLLEACRQEGACLVPSRQVYILHPADPTGHNAKARWLLKRDYALIERHGYTIDGPGQIRESDVPRIEELYGKLYLEKYSRFNPDFSGEYIRLALRDGILQLHGLRREGRLDAVLGFFGRDGVMTTPLFGYDTALPQELGLYRMLSAALLELARENGYLLHESSGAAQFKRNRGARADIEYSAVFCDHLPRGTQLAWRSLSGLLTRVGIPVMRKYKL, encoded by the coding sequence ATGAGCACAGACTCCGTTCAGCTCTTCGATGCGTCCACGATCTCCGCTCTTGCCTGGCCGGATACCGCGGACGGGCGGTATGCGAAGAGCTTCCTGCTGCCGCTGATGGAAGCGAATGTGTCCGCGTATATCCGCAACGCGAACACGAGACTGATGGCATTGAGCGTGGACGGCATGATTCTGCCTGTAACGGTAGGAGATGGGGAATACGGCGACAATACCTTCGTCTGCTCCCCATACACCCATTATGTCCGTTATGCGAAGCAGGAGCTCGACAGGCTCCCGAGCCGGCCGCTGCGGGCGTGCCTGTCGGTACTGCTGAACGGAATCGGCGCCGGACTGCGGGCGGCCCGGTTCGACTCCTGCGTGATGGTCAACAATTGGCTGTTGTCAACCAATCTGTATCCGGCACGGCTCGCGGGAAGCCATATGCGGGACACCGTCCGCTCGCTGAAGCGGGAGTTCCCGCGGCATGCGATCATGCTTCGCTCGCTGACTTCTTCCCTGCATGCCCCTCTGCTAGAGGCTTGCCGCCAAGAAGGCGCCTGCCTCGTGCCGAGCCGGCAGGTGTATATCCTTCATCCCGCCGACCCCACAGGGCACAACGCGAAGGCGCGCTGGCTGCTGAAGCGGGATTACGCGCTGATCGAACGGCATGGCTACACGATCGATGGCCCCGGCCAGATCCGGGAATCCGATGTGCCCCGCATCGAGGAGCTGTACGGCAAGCTCTATCTGGAGAAGTACTCGCGCTTCAACCCGGACTTTTCCGGCGAATACATTCGCCTTGCGCTGCGGGACGGGATTTTGCAGCTGCACGGCTTGCGCCGAGAGGGTCGTCTGGATGCGGTGCTCGGATTTTTTGGCCGTGACGGGGTGATGACGACGCCGCTATTCGGCTACGATACGGCGCTGCCACAGGAGCTCGGCTTGTACCGGATGCTGTCGGCGGCTCTTCTGGAGCTGGCGCGGGAGAACGGCTATCTGCTGCACGAGAGCTCGGGAGCCGCGCAGTTCAAGCGGAATCGGGGTGCACGGGCGGATATCGAGTATAGCGCCGTGTTCTGCGACCATCTGCCGCGAGGCACGCAGCTCGCATGGCGTTCGCTCTCGGGTCTGCTGACGCGCGTCGGCATTCCGGTGATGCGCAAATATAAGCTGTAG